GCGCTAGGAATCGAAAACGGGCGGCGAAACCTGGTTTCGCCGCCCGCTCGAGTTCAAGTAAGCCGTCGCTTACGGGGTCGTCGTCGAACCCGCAGCCATGCTGGTGTTGACGGTGTCGAAGGTGGTCTCAAGGGTGTTGCCGAGGCCCGACATCGCGGTGATGGCGGCGACGGCGATCAGAGCAGCGATCAGGCCGTATTCAATGGCGGTCGCGCCCTTTTCGTTCTTGAAGAGCTTGTTGATGAATTTCATGTCCGGTCTCCTGTTCCAACAGAGTGGAAGTCCACACTTCCAGATCACTCCCCCGTTCTGGATCAGCGGAGCGAACCTTTCGAAGATTAAGCGGCGGAAGTTTCCAAACCTTTAATCCGTGCCTCGGGCCGTACCGCTGGACTCGGTGACGTTGGCCGAGACGTCGCTCCAGATGCCGACGGTCGTGCCGGCGACCTGGACGAGGGCGCCGATGATGGCGATCACGATCAGGGAAACGATGAGGCCATATTCGATGGCCGTTGCGCCGCGGATGTCACTGAGAAGCTTGCAGATCCGGCGCACCATTTCGTCCCCACGATAAAAGGGTGGAATTCCTCAGGCATCTGGATATCCGAACGCCGTTAACAAATTCCTAGTGGAGCAGCCGGGTTGGCAATGAGAGAGACGATCGTCGTAGTCGCGGCGGCCTTGGTGGACGCAGATGGACGCGTCCTGCTCCAGCAGCGCGCGCCCGGACGCCATATGGAAGGCCTCTGGGAATTCCCGGGCGGCAAGGTCGAGCCCGGCGAGAGGCCGGAGGCGGCTTTGATCCGCGAGCTGGCCGAGGAGCTCGGCATCGAGACCGACGAGGCCTGCATCGCCCCCGCGACCTTCGCCAGCGCCGATCTCTCGGGCCGGCATCTGCTGCTCCTGCTCTACGTCTGCCGCAAGTGGCGCGGCCAGCCGCAGCCGCTCGATGCGACCGCGCTCAAATGGGTGCGCCCCAACCAGATGTTCGCGCTCGAAATGCCGCCGGCCGACAAGCCGCTGATCGCCTTGCTCGACGCGTTGATCTAGCGCGGCGCCTTCAGGGTCGCGGCGAGCGAGGCGGTGGCGCTGCCGCGCTGTGCCGGCCGCGGCTGGTCGGGCGAGGGCGCCCAGCCGATCAGATAGAGTATGTCGAACCGCTCCGGTGTCTTGCCGTCGGCGTCGGCCTGGGCGGCGAAATCGGCATAAGCCGCCGCCAGCCCGAGCCGGCCGAGCGGGCGGCGGTCGCGCGTCTGCAGGATGTTGGTCGCGCCCATCGCGCGCAGATCCGCCAGGAGCTTGCCGAGGTCGGCGAAGCGCACCGTGACCGGCTCGCTGTCGACCACCGGCAGAGCGAAGTCGGCACGCATCAGCAGGTCGCCCGCCGCGCGCACGTCGATCTGCGGATGGATCCGGGCCGAGGCGCCGCCGGTCTCGGCCGCGTCCGCCGCCGCCATGGCGCTGCGCAGCCGCGGCAGGCTGCCCGCGCCGGCGAAGGCGGCGAGGAACAGCCCGTCGGGCCTCAGCGCGCGCCGGATCAGGGTGAGCGCGCCGGGCAGATCGTTGACCGAGTCGAGGCTTCCGACCGAAAGGATCAGGTCGAAGGCGCCGTCCGCGAAGGGAAGGCGGTCTTCGTCGCACTGGACGCCGCCCGCCGTGCGCGCGAACGCCGCGCCCGAGTCCGCCGTCGTCACGTTGAGGCCGCGCTCGCGCAGCCGTTCCGATACGAATTGGCCCGCGCAGCCGAGCGCGAGCGCCTCGTGGAAATCGCGTTTCACCCAGTCGAGCCGGGCGAGCAGTTCCTCGGCGGCGAGGCGGTGGAGATAGTCCGCCGCGGCGAACCGGCCGGCGGCACGGTCGCGGCGGCGCCGGCGCAGCTGGCGGTCGAAAGGCTTGTCCTCGGTCATTGCGGGCCTTGTGGCGCCGCGCCTTCAGGCAGACAAGGGCTGGCATGCTGTTGCCGGCCGGGGCGGCGCGCGCCGCCATCCGACAGATTGTCGATTTCGCGCTGCCGCCGCGCTGCCCGGGCTGCGGCGAAGTGACCGAGGACGAGCACCGCTTCTGCCTCGCCTGCTGGCAGAAACTCCACTTTCTGGGCGAGCCCTGTTGCGCGCGCTGCGGCCTGCCGTTCGACTATGATCGCGGCGCCGGCGTCGAATGCGGTGCCTGCCTGGCGAGCCCGCCGGCGTTCGACAGCCT
This portion of the Sphingomonas sp. LY54 genome encodes:
- a CDS encoding Flp family type IVb pilin; the encoded protein is MKFINKLFKNEKGATAIEYGLIAALIAVAAITAMSGLGNTLETTFDTVNTSMAAGSTTTP
- a CDS encoding Flp family type IVb pilin produces the protein MVRRICKLLSDIRGATAIEYGLIVSLIVIAIIGALVQVAGTTVGIWSDVSANVTESSGTARGTD
- a CDS encoding methyltransferase domain-containing protein codes for the protein MTEDKPFDRQLRRRRRDRAAGRFAAADYLHRLAAEELLARLDWVKRDFHEALALGCAGQFVSERLRERGLNVTTADSGAAFARTAGGVQCDEDRLPFADGAFDLILSVGSLDSVNDLPGALTLIRRALRPDGLFLAAFAGAGSLPRLRSAMAAADAAETGGASARIHPQIDVRAAGDLLMRADFALPVVDSEPVTVRFADLGKLLADLRAMGATNILQTRDRRPLGRLGLAAAYADFAAQADADGKTPERFDILYLIGWAPSPDQPRPAQRGSATASLAATLKAPR
- a CDS encoding (deoxy)nucleoside triphosphate pyrophosphohydrolase, which gives rise to MRETIVVVAAALVDADGRVLLQQRAPGRHMEGLWEFPGGKVEPGERPEAALIRELAEELGIETDEACIAPATFASADLSGRHLLLLLYVCRKWRGQPQPLDATALKWVRPNQMFALEMPPADKPLIALLDALI